The Rhodopirellula halodulae DNA segment GCGTTGCGAGTCGGCATGCAGACTCATGTTGCCTCGCCCCGTACGACCAAGTGCGACTTTGAGTTGCTTTGCAGCCAATCTTCGCGAATGGTCACACCCAATCCGGGCTTCGTGATCGCGGGAGCCCGACCACCGTATCGAAACGTGATGTCCTCTTCCGTCGGCAGTGTGCTCAATAGGTGCCGATCGTAGGACCCTTCCATGTAACGTATGTTGGACACGGAACTGGCCCAATGACGACCGGCGGCCGAGAGAACACCGGACTCACCTGGATGGCAACCAAGCTGATATCCCAACCCGGCTCGTTTGGCCAAAGCTGCCAAACGCAGACAACTCAAAAAACCACCGCATTTGGACAAGCGAAGATTGAACAGGTCGCAGGTTTGACTCGCTATCGCATGCTCCGCGTCCACAAGACTGGTGAGTGATTCGTCCAACATCACGGGAACACCAATCGCATCTCGCATCGTCGACAACGCATCGACTTCCGCATGTGCCACTGGCTGTTCGATGCACGTCACACGATACCGCCGAAGCGGCTCCATTTTGCGAACCACCTCTTCCGGCTTCCATGCTTCATTGGCATCCAAACGCAGATCCACCCCGCGACCGATCCAACGTCGGATTCGGGCCACGCGAGAGGGATCGTCTTGGCCTTCCACGCCAACTTTGATTTTGCACTGTGCAAACCCATACGCACGCATCTTCAACGCGGACACACGTTCGCTTTTGGCACCGGAGGAAGTGATGGTGGTGCTGTATCGGACTTGAGACTGAGGCAGATAAATGCCGGCCGCTTCCGGTACATGCTGAACCAAATCACTGATCGGTTGCCCAAAACATTTTCCAAAGGCATCCAGCAAACTCAATTCCACCGCACATCGCAGCGAATTTGATCCACAACCACGTGGGTTGTCGGTCTGCTTGTGAAATTGCAAGGCATCGCAGAGCGTGATCACTTCGTCCCAATTCGACGCCGATAAGTCAAATACAGGATTGAGATTGGAACCTGCCAACTGCTGGAGACATCCTTCGGGCGTTTCGCCGGTGACATACGGTCGCGGAACGCCTTCTCCCCAACCGATCGTTCCGTCCGCTAATCGACATCGAATCAGCAGGTTGATGCTTTCCGTGCGAGTGAACGATGCATGCTTGATTTCGCGTTTGAGCGGTAGCGGCACCAAGTACGCCGTGAGCTCAGCAACTCGCATTTTCGTCCGCCCACTTCAAAGCGTCTTGGATTCCTTCGCGAAAATCGACCTTCGGTTGATAGCCCAACAATCGCTTCGCCTTTTCGATGCTGAAGTCCAAATTGAGCGTCATGAATTTCATGGTCGCTCCGGTCAACAACGGCGGTTCACTGGCACCACGCAGGCGACCGTAGGTTTCCAATACCGGACGAGCCATTTTCGCGAACCACAACGGAACGCGTTTGGGCGGTGGCAGCTCCAAGTAGTCGGCCACCGCGCCGAGAAACTCTTCCCGAGTGACCAAACGCTCATCCCGAATGTTGAACGTTTCGCCCACGGCCTCGTCTCGTTGCATGCACAAGAACAGACCGTCGATCAAGTTGTCGATGCAGGTATTGTTGAGCTTCCGCTGGCCGTCACCGATCATGCGAATCGTTCCGTTTCGGAATCGTCGCATCAATCGCGGCAGAATCCGCCGGTCTCCTTCCCCATAGGTGAATCCCGGACGAGCGATCACGGTGGGCATACCGGTTTCACGATGAGCGGCAGCAATGACGCCTTCGGCGAGAGCCTTGGTGTGCGTGTACCCATCGAACCCTCTCAAGTCGACCGGGGTCGTTTCATCGGTTCCAAAATGATGCGTCGCTTGATAGACCCCGAGCGCGCTCAAATGAACTAGCCGCCGCAGGCGATCCGATCCTGATGCGAAACGCACCAGTTCGCTGACCGCGTCCAGATTGATTGGACGATAGGTCGAGACCGGCCCCCAATCACCGACGTAGGCCGCGGTGTGGACGATCACATCGCTCTTGCGAATCGCGTTTTGATAGTCAGGCCCTGGGTCCGTGAGATCAGCCGTGATCCATTCGACATCGAACCCATCCAACACCGAACGGTCCGATCCGGAACGAACAACCGCACGGACATGATGTCCCTCCGCAATCGCTCGCCGAACCACCGGCGCACCAATCATCCCGGTAGCGCCGGTCACCAAAATGCTTTCGGGTTGAGTCATGGAATCGTTGGCACGAGGTCAGAATACGGTATGGAAGCCGATGCAAGCCTAATCATGTCGCTCGCAGAAGGAACCCGCCTTTACGAACGCAGCCACTGATGGAGTGGCTTCTCGCCTGAGTCCAATCGTTCTTATGAGATTCGCAAATACTTTCCCGTCGCGGATTCGGGGCAGGCGGCGATGGTTTCTGGGGGGCCTTCGGTGATCAGTTGGCCTCCATTGGAACCGCCACCGGGGCCGAGATCGAGCAGCCAATCGCAAGCTGCCAGCAGATCCGATTGGTGTTCGATAACCAGCACTGTATTGCCAGCTTCGACCAAGCGGTCCAGCACGACCAAGAGCCGTTGGACGTCCGCGAAATGCAGACCGGTCGTGGGTTCGTCCAGGACGTAGAAGGTGTTTCCAGTCGCCGGCCGAGCGAGTTCGGTCGCGAGTTTGATCCGTTGAGCTTCACCACCGCTGAGCGTTGTGCTGGACTGTCCCAGCGTCACGTAGCCCAGTCCGACATCGACCAGCGAAGTCAGCAAGTGATGCACCTTGGGAACGTTCTCGAAGAACTGCTGAGCCGACTCGATGGTCATGTTGAGCACGTCCGCGATGGTGGCTCCTTTGAAACGCACTTGCAACGTTTGGCGGTTGAAGCGTTTTCCGCCACAGCGTGAACACTCAATCAACAAGTCGCTGAGGAAGTTCATCTCGATGCGTTCGAAACCATTTCCCTTGCAAACATCACAACGTCCCGCCGGACTATTGAAACTGAAACGGTTCGCTGCAAAGCCAAGCGTCTTGGCTTCACGCGTGCTGGCGTAGACCTGTCGAATCGGATCCAGCACCCCGGCATAAGTGGCCGGACAGCTTCGCGTCGTCCGCCCAATCGGCGTTTGATCAATCGGCACCAACTTATCGATGTGCTGTGCGCCGGAGAGACGTTTGTGAGGTCCGGGCTTGTCCGCAACCAACCCCAGCTTCTCCGCCAAAGCGGGATAGAGCGTGTCAACGATCAGGGAGCTTTTGCCGCTGCCGGAAACGCCACTGACTCCCACCAAGCACCCCAAGGGGATCTTGGCCGTCACGTTCTGCAAATTGTTCAACGTCGCACCGGTCAACGTCAGCTGATGCGACTTTCGTGGTTGTCTGCGCGGACGATCCAGTCCAATGCTCGACTGACCGGACAAGTAATTTCCAGTCGGACTGGTCGGATCAGCGGCAACCTCATCGGCAGTCCCTTGGCTGACTAGTCGTCCGCCATGTTGCCCCGCACCAGGACCAATCTCGATCACGTGATCCGCAGCGCGAATTGTGTCCTCGTCATGTTCGACAATCACGATCGTATTGCCGGCAACTTGCAACTCTTTGATCGCTTCGAGCAAGCGGTGATGATCCGCCGGGTGCAAACCAATCGACGGTTCGTCCAAAACGTAGCAAACACCCACCAGCCCGCTGCCGATGCTGGTCGCCAGGCGAACTCGCTGAAGTTCACCACCACTGAGCGTTTCAGCGGATCGATCCAACGTCAGGTAGTCGACCCCAACTCGTCGCAGGAATTCAATTCGACGGACCACTTCGGACTGGATCGGTGCAGCGACCTTCTGTTGCAAAGCATCCAACGGCTTCGCAATGTTCTCCATCCAGTTTTGTGCCTCGGCCAAAGGCATTCGGCAAAGGGCGTCGATCGCGACATCGTGAATCGTCACCGCTAACGACGAGGCTCGCAGCCGGCCTCCTTCGCATGCGGGGCACGTGACCTGATGCGTTTCGTCATCCGGATCCGCCACCTTGCCCAAACCTTGGCAGGTCGGGCACGCGCCGTAAGGACTGTTGAAGCTAAAGGTTCGCGGCTCGAGTTCCTCGAAGCTTTCACCGCATTCCAAACAGGTCATCGACGTGCTGAACAGCTTCGTTTCCGGTTCGCCGTCGCCATGATCGATCAGCGCCGAACACATGCCTCCCGCCAATCGAAGTGCCAGCC contains these protein-coding regions:
- the uvrA gene encoding excinuclease ABC subunit UvrA, which produces MISAAADNLIRIRGARVHNLRDLDVDIPRDAITVISGVSGSGKSSLAFDTLFAEGQRQYIDSLSTYARQYLDAIPRPDVDWIDGLAPTLSIDQKSGTHSARSTVATITEIYDYLRLLYARVGVPHCVSCGSTISTQTPDRIVATLSALPERTKLTLMSPMVRGRKGAHADVLEQIGGHGLVRARVDGEMYLLEDVPPLAVRKNHTIEAVVDRLVIKDGVESRLDESTRLALRLAGGMCSALIDHGDGEPETKLFSTSMTCLECGESFEELEPRTFSFNSPYGACPTCQGLGKVADPDDETHQVTCPACEGGRLRASSLAVTIHDVAIDALCRMPLAEAQNWMENIAKPLDALQQKVAAPIQSEVVRRIEFLRRVGVDYLTLDRSAETLSGGELQRVRLATSIGSGLVGVCYVLDEPSIGLHPADHHRLLEAIKELQVAGNTIVIVEHDEDTIRAADHVIEIGPGAGQHGGRLVSQGTADEVAADPTSPTGNYLSGQSSIGLDRPRRQPRKSHQLTLTGATLNNLQNVTAKIPLGCLVGVSGVSGSGKSSLIVDTLYPALAEKLGLVADKPGPHKRLSGAQHIDKLVPIDQTPIGRTTRSCPATYAGVLDPIRQVYASTREAKTLGFAANRFSFNSPAGRCDVCKGNGFERIEMNFLSDLLIECSRCGGKRFNRQTLQVRFKGATIADVLNMTIESAQQFFENVPKVHHLLTSLVDVGLGYVTLGQSSTTLSGGEAQRIKLATELARPATGNTFYVLDEPTTGLHFADVQRLLVVLDRLVEAGNTVLVIEHQSDLLAACDWLLDLGPGGGSNGGQLITEGPPETIAACPESATGKYLRIS
- a CDS encoding NAD-dependent epimerase/dehydratase family protein, whose protein sequence is MTQPESILVTGATGMIGAPVVRRAIAEGHHVRAVVRSGSDRSVLDGFDVEWITADLTDPGPDYQNAIRKSDVIVHTAAYVGDWGPVSTYRPINLDAVSELVRFASGSDRLRRLVHLSALGVYQATHHFGTDETTPVDLRGFDGYTHTKALAEGVIAAAHRETGMPTVIARPGFTYGEGDRRILPRLMRRFRNGTIRMIGDGQRKLNNTCIDNLIDGLFLCMQRDEAVGETFNIRDERLVTREEFLGAVADYLELPPPKRVPLWFAKMARPVLETYGRLRGASEPPLLTGATMKFMTLNLDFSIEKAKRLLGYQPKVDFREGIQDALKWADENASC
- a CDS encoding dipeptide epimerase translates to MRVAELTAYLVPLPLKREIKHASFTRTESINLLIRCRLADGTIGWGEGVPRPYVTGETPEGCLQQLAGSNLNPVFDLSASNWDEVITLCDALQFHKQTDNPRGCGSNSLRCAVELSLLDAFGKCFGQPISDLVQHVPEAAGIYLPQSQVRYSTTITSSGAKSERVSALKMRAYGFAQCKIKVGVEGQDDPSRVARIRRWIGRGVDLRLDANEAWKPEEVVRKMEPLRRYRVTCIEQPVAHAEVDALSTMRDAIGVPVMLDESLTSLVDAEHAIASQTCDLFNLRLSKCGGFLSCLRLAALAKRAGLGYQLGCHPGESGVLSAAGRHWASSVSNIRYMEGSYDRHLLSTLPTEEDITFRYGGRAPAITKPGLGVTIREDWLQSNSKSHLVVRGEAT